One window of the Pseudobdellovibrionaceae bacterium genome contains the following:
- a CDS encoding hydantoinase B/oxoprolinase family protein gives MARPKKMNSAFYYTQLKSQFDHWFEPFRAAALISNDNQSVYIKYQNLPDIGTLPGVAETVGRYLQVGEGDVVLTNDPYSGGSTLTAMTLMMGINLDNSKHGKPGSAAEFLLCVRVNLKPHLQMTDTIEDEGVRIPPTPIRQGGQTNKELLKVISEHPQCPSNFLSAIENVMAAMDRTAQQMKLDSKSANLDWSKACLRQLFKGSARQFSKELEHLATGSVEREMTLESGEKLKLGLSLEEGKVKFDFSGSGPSAHLHLTYGATLGACVGAIISVLNTDLPLNAGIFEGFEVRAPEGSLVNAKYPAPVYQGMTDGAGLLANFILKCLSDVDPQHRLAQAGPSLCSFDIEFNNNLHFFDTLEPGMAASSFGRGIDALNPWQRSHLEPSIEEIERRYPLVVKSCSIRQKSGGSGNFEGGNGVTKAITVKANCTLRWMITQASQKPEGEEGGKAASSAELYIQKVGEKEREKMPARGEFNMKPGDTVIMHSSGGGGFGG, from the coding sequence ATGGCCAGACCAAAAAAAATGAACTCTGCCTTTTATTACACCCAACTTAAGTCACAGTTTGATCATTGGTTTGAACCCTTTCGCGCCGCTGCCCTCATCAGCAATGACAATCAGTCCGTGTATATCAAATATCAAAATCTGCCCGACATTGGGACTCTTCCGGGTGTAGCGGAAACAGTCGGACGTTACCTGCAGGTGGGTGAAGGTGATGTGGTGTTAACCAACGATCCCTATAGCGGTGGTTCAACACTGACTGCTATGACCCTCATGATGGGGATCAATTTAGACAACTCCAAGCACGGAAAGCCGGGGTCTGCAGCGGAGTTTTTGCTTTGTGTTCGCGTCAATCTGAAGCCCCACTTACAAATGACGGACACCATTGAGGACGAAGGGGTGCGGATCCCGCCCACTCCCATCCGCCAAGGTGGTCAGACCAACAAAGAGTTGCTTAAGGTGATTAGTGAGCACCCCCAGTGCCCGAGTAATTTTTTGTCGGCCATTGAAAATGTGATGGCGGCAATGGACCGCACGGCACAACAAATGAAGCTCGACAGTAAGAGCGCCAATCTTGACTGGAGCAAAGCCTGTTTACGTCAATTGTTTAAGGGTTCGGCGCGTCAATTCTCAAAGGAGCTGGAGCATTTGGCCACTGGTTCGGTCGAGAGGGAAATGACTCTTGAATCCGGTGAAAAATTAAAATTGGGCCTATCGCTTGAGGAAGGCAAAGTGAAATTTGATTTCTCCGGAAGTGGCCCTTCCGCTCACCTTCATCTCACTTATGGAGCTACTCTTGGCGCCTGCGTGGGGGCGATTATTTCCGTTCTCAATACCGATTTGCCTCTAAATGCCGGCATCTTTGAAGGCTTCGAAGTGCGTGCCCCGGAGGGTTCACTGGTGAATGCCAAATACCCGGCACCTGTTTATCAGGGGATGACGGATGGGGCGGGGCTGTTGGCCAATTTTATTCTCAAATGCCTGAGTGATGTTGATCCTCAACACCGTCTGGCACAGGCTGGGCCCTCACTCTGTTCTTTCGATATTGAGTTTAATAATAACCTTCACTTTTTTGACACCCTGGAGCCCGGAATGGCAGCGTCCAGCTTTGGTCGCGGGATCGATGCTCTTAATCCCTGGCAGCGCAGTCATCTGGAACCTTCGATTGAGGAAATTGAACGTCGTTACCCCCTAGTTGTGAAATCCTGTTCGATCAGACAGAAGTCAGGAGGCAGCGGAAACTTTGAAGGTGGCAATGGCGTCACCAAGGCCATAACCGTAAAGGCCAACTGCACCTTGCGCTGGATGATCACTCAGGCCTCGCAAAAGCCGGAAGGGGAAGAGGGGG
- a CDS encoding histidinol-phosphate transaminase — protein MKVSKEISQIIPYSPGKPISETKRELGLSVVHKLASNECPNGPSPKAVTAMTQALSELHRYPDPNCFDLRGAMAHYLEVAPEWLAFGNGSNELIDLLVRTYCEQGEAILTSVAAFLAYPLCAQAARVRTIEVPLTEDLRFDLPALAGELQKDTANQIRIVFIANPNNPTGTYVTRQEFEKFMSVAGSKENLLVVVDEAYFEFVRAKDSFSTRTYLEKYENLLFLRTMSKVFGLAGLRLGVLVGRPEHLDYINRVRNPFNVNSIAQAGALAALGDKDHLEKVRQTTWSGLDYFYGELNRLGLKYWPSEGNFVLFDTHRDAKAVFQALLRHGVIMRPVVNYGFPSLLRLSVGLEKENRAAMDALEKVLIEIPADPVASNS, from the coding sequence ATGAAGGTCTCAAAGGAAATCAGCCAAATTATTCCCTATTCACCCGGTAAGCCGATCTCGGAAACCAAGCGGGAGTTGGGCTTGAGCGTGGTTCACAAATTGGCCAGCAACGAGTGCCCCAACGGACCTAGTCCAAAGGCGGTAACTGCAATGACGCAAGCTCTAAGTGAACTTCACCGCTATCCCGATCCCAACTGTTTCGATCTGCGGGGTGCCATGGCCCATTATCTGGAGGTGGCTCCCGAATGGCTGGCCTTCGGCAATGGGTCCAATGAGCTGATTGACCTACTGGTGCGCACATACTGCGAACAAGGTGAAGCCATTCTCACTTCAGTTGCTGCCTTTTTAGCTTACCCCCTGTGTGCGCAGGCGGCACGGGTCAGGACCATCGAGGTGCCGCTGACGGAAGATCTTCGCTTTGACCTACCAGCCCTTGCCGGCGAACTGCAAAAGGACACGGCAAACCAGATTCGCATCGTGTTTATTGCCAATCCCAACAATCCTACCGGCACCTATGTGACCCGTCAGGAATTTGAAAAGTTCATGAGTGTGGCCGGCAGCAAGGAAAATCTTCTAGTCGTGGTTGATGAGGCCTATTTTGAGTTTGTTCGCGCCAAAGATAGCTTTTCCACTCGGACCTATTTGGAGAAGTACGAAAATTTGTTATTCCTGCGCACGATGAGCAAGGTCTTCGGTTTGGCCGGTTTGCGTTTGGGTGTTTTGGTCGGTCGGCCCGAACACTTGGACTACATCAATCGGGTGCGCAATCCCTTTAACGTCAACTCCATTGCCCAAGCCGGTGCTTTGGCGGCACTGGGAGATAAAGATCATCTCGAAAAGGTTCGTCAAACGACCTGGAGTGGCTTGGACTACTTTTATGGAGAATTAAACCGTCTTGGCCTCAAGTACTGGCCATCTGAGGGTAACTTTGTTCTTTTCGACACCCATCGCGATGCCAAGGCGGTGTTTCAGGCTTTGCTTCGGCATGGAGTCATCATGCGGCCGGTGGTCAACTATGGATTCCCCAGCCTTTTGCGCCTAAGTGTTGGCCTGGAGAAGGAAAATCGGGCAGCAATGGATGCGTTAGAGAAAGTTTTAATTGAGATACCGGCTGACCCTGTGGCATCTAATTCCTAG